The genomic interval ggctggggaaagggaagtctgggcctcccttctgaagctgctacccccgcgacccgaccccggataagcggaagaagatggatggaaggatggaaaatatttctaattgtTGCTGTACACTTGCACATAAGGATTGTTGATTTTTGAGAAgattaaatactgaaaaaaaaaaaaagttttctaaatctTCAAGCTCAAATATGTTTAAGACCTTTTTAGGATTTCAAATGGATGTTACAGTCATTGGGTTAATcactaattaattttaaattaatgttggAATTGCATTGCTCATGGCGGCAGCATGTTGAAGTAGCTCTGCTACATTACTTCTGATTCGTTTTACACAAGTTTTATCAACCCTTCCATTAATAGTAAGACTCTAAAAACAACAAGTAGCCTGGATTCAGGTGCAACAAGATGTTAAGTTACACTTTTTCTTCCTCTACAGCAGGAGCGTcaaactcagttttatttctggcCACATTAAAATCATGAACATACTCAAAGGGCAAAACTTATTGATAAAACTTCCTCTTaagctgttaaaatatgaataaataagcGTCTCTGCATTCGACAAGTCCTTCAAGTTAAATAACTTCTCTTCACATTAATGTAATTTGGCAGAATACAGATAAAAGCTGCTTTAATtagattgataaaataatttaggtaCACAACTGAAGACTTTTTGTGCCTGTTTAGTCTAAAGGGCCACACAAAAACTTatggtgggccagatttggcccctgggccttgagtttgacacattcGCTCTACAGCACTGGTTTCCAATCCTTGTCTTCAAGGGCCCATTGTCCtagatgttttcctgctccagtaTATCTGAGGCAAATTATTACATCACCTCTTCTACAAAGAGGCCCATTAATCACCCATTTATTTAAGTCGAGTGTGTGAAGTCAGAGaggaacagaaaacattaagTAGGTGAGTCCCGAGTCCCAGGATTGAGAAACGCTGCTCTACAGCTGCAAGTAACAAATATGCACTTTTACCTGTCCCTGCGCCGTCGTCACGGTGATGTGGGGTGCAGATCCTGCCATTGAACAAGACAGCTCACCAGCAGACAGAACCGACCTGTAACATTCACATCTTACTGCTTTATCATACATAGGCTTCTTCGTCTTATAGACCATAATTTATTGTCTATGCAGCACTGTAACCAGGAGAACCCAAATACAGCTGTGGCTCATCAGTGGTAGATTTCTTTTCCTGCATTATAGACAATGAACACAGACCTGAGTTTAGgcgttttctgtttctgtactGGCTGATTGGGAGTTCTGCAACCCGCCAGATGGCTCTGGGTTCGTTTGACCGTCGCTGAGGAAGCcctgaaggaaaaagaagatCATGCAACTCCTTGACCTTCAGTCTCAATCTGGTTTAGACAACCTCACACAGACATTTGGGTCTTACCTGAGGTTTCCAGTGCTGTTGCTGATAGTTGTAgttctatttctttttgtgcCTATTGTTTTGccactctaaaaaaaaaaaaaaaaaaaaaaaaaaaaagaatgaaaaacttGTTTGAATCATTGTTTTACATCAAAACGATTCACGCATCACCTTTGGATTCCTGGCAGAAGACCTCTGGACTGGGGAGGACAACACTGGCGCAGAGCCagttgattttactttgaaaatgaaaagcgGAAAATCATAAAATACCAGGCAAAAATACAGCAGCTAGTGGAATATCAGATGCATAAAGAGTACAAACAATTACATGGTCCTCTGGGGACTCGCTTGAGGGGCTGAGCCATTTCACGGGATtcactctgcaaaaaaaaaaaaaaaaggaatttatttatttaataaatcctTTCCTATGAAGCACAGAGAGAAGAAATAGACTCACCTGAATGGCTATAGACACCTCACTGGCTGAGAGGTCCTCCTCTATCACAGAAGACaacaaaaatgagagaaaaccaccccccaccccccacaagaaaaacagcaattttgcatctattttttgctaccataaaaaaaaaacaatcaaaataaagTCTTTGTCTTATAAATTTGAGCAATTGCAGgaataataaacaattttaagaTACTGACAAGACTGAAACAAATAAGTTACAAAGCTCTAGCAACAGGGAGCATAAATTGTTTGTGTCCAGCTCCTTCTGCCTCACCCAAGCCAATTAAAACCCAAGCAATTTCCAGGATTATTCCCCCCAGCAGTTAGCAGATAACTTATCTTCCCGTATTCAGCAGGAAGCGAGAGAAACTTACTCCAACGCACATGCATACATGTGAAAATAAACGTGTTCACagcagagattttattttccagtgttTTGGGAGCGAAAAACTGCATACATACCCTAtcaaaaaaaatgcttctgacCAAGGAATCCATTTTCATTGATTTTGTCATAGAAATAGTGAAAATAGATTGTCGTCAGTCCATTATCTCATTCAAAATTTAATATCAGTGTGTTGGGTATGAGCTTGGATTAGAAAGTTTTCAATCACAATGTCTAACTTTGTTAATGCCTATATTGGATGTGAAattgttcagatttatttaaaccaaTTAAATAAACCCAACTCctatgtttttctctttattctaGCATTTTTATTCGGTTTTTAACATGCTGGTCatcttattttatctttcttaaAACTGGATACAGTTTAGAGGGAATTACACCAATTCCAGTCTTTAGTGCCcgttaaaacataaaatgttcagccaGTTGCGTCAGCAGCCTTTAGCAACATTTGGGTCTGTTCAGCTACATCTGCATcaatttcaaatgtgtttttttaataagatCAAGTGCAAAACATAACTCAAAGACTTACGGCTGATCAGATCCCCAACGAGAGTATTTTGAAGAGAAGGGGGCATTTTCATCAGCTCCACTTTAAACACTTTGTCAACTGTTGCTAGTAGACTCTCCAGTTTGGACTCCAAGTGCCTCATGCGGTCCTGTGCtggaaatgcattaaaaaaaattataataaaagtgATGTTCCTGCTTGGTGTTTAACACCTTTGTTGCCATCTACCTTCTTTCTCAATCTGTTGGATAAAAAGCCCATGTTTCTTCCGTCGCATTTCCCGCTTGTTCTCAGTATTTGCTTCAATTTTTGCCCGTCGTTGTGACATTTTGTCTCCTTCTCCtcttagaagtaaaaaaaaaaaaaaaaaaaaaaagtcacaaacacCCAAAGCCAACGCCAGGAAAACACACCTGTGCCTCAAGCTAATTTAATTACGGGGTGTGTCCAATTTCAAGAGCCGATTCTCCGCATCCTTCTTCAACCACGAAAACCGGAAGTCACCTCAGTATATATCCTGTTGGCTAGTAACTATAACGATgcttaatataaataaataaataaataaataaataaataaataaataaataaataaataaataaataaataaataaataaataaataaataacgctGGAAATCTTaataagtttttttaattacaaatcctttagttatttttaaataattagagaagttaaatctttttaatgtcTCCAAATGACTAAAGACTATCAACacaaatttgcatattttttgtaccgacagattttaatatttaaatggcTTGAATATTTTGATGTAAGAAAAACCTGTAGCTGGGAAAAGACATCATACGATCACCATGTTTCGTTCTATGCAAAActtctatgttttgttttctgctgctgataaGTTATTTTAGGCAGCCTTCATTTGACATCCCATAAACACCCAGGTCCAGAAATGTTACGTCAGCTCCTCAGAAATTTCAGTGACACCAATGttgtgcaatttttttaatgtttatgtggTATACTGGAGATGAAATCACAGCAGTACGTTTCcacaatttgtttttgcatacTTCATATTAACTATAGTCCaaatctccatccatccatccatccatacatacattttctgttcaacctTGTCTcttagaggggtcgggagggttgctggtgcccatctccagctacgttccgggcgagaggcagggtactgTCCAAATCTCAAATAATGGTAATCCACTCTTCTCTTATTTAAGCCTTATCA from Gambusia affinis linkage group LG18, SWU_Gaff_1.0, whole genome shotgun sequence carries:
- the cdca9 gene encoding borealin-2 isoform X3, whose product is MGFLSNRLRKKDRMRHLESKLESLLATVDKVFKVELMKMPPSLQNTLVGDLISQEDLSASEVSIAIQSESREMAQPLKRVPRGPCNLKSTGSAPVLSSPVQRSSARNPKSGKTIGTKRNRTTTISNSTGNLRASSATVKRTQSHLAGCRTPNQPVQKQKTPKLRSVLSAGELSCSMAGSAPHITVTTAQGQMLMFSEETKEDINLELLDDVAWCQIQKLTSLMEYLSQRSHIQ
- the cdca9 gene encoding borealin-2 isoform X4, which codes for MGFLSNRLRKKDRMRHLESKLESLLATVDKVFKVELMKMPPSLQNTLVGDLISQEDLSASEVSIAIQSESREMAQPLKRVPRGPLKSTGSAPVLSSPVQRSSARNPKSGKTIGTKRNRTTTISNSTGNLRASSATVKRTQSHLAGCRTPNQPVQKQKTPKLRSVLSAGELSCSMAGSAPHITVTTAQGQMLMFSEETKEDINLELLDDVAWCQIQKLTSLMEYLSQRSHIQ
- the cdca9 gene encoding borealin-2 isoform X2, encoding MSQRRAKIEANTENKREMRRKKHGLFIQQIEKEAQDRMRHLESKLESLLATVDKVFKVELMKMPPSLQNTLVGDLISQEDLSASEVSIAIQSESREMAQPLKRVPRGPLKSTGSAPVLSSPVQRSSARNPKSGKTIGTKRNRTTTISNSTGNLRASSATVKRTQSHLAGCRTPNQPVQKQKTPKLRSVLSAGELSCSMAGSAPHITVTTAQGQMLMFSEETKEDINLELLDDVAWCQIQKLTSLMEYLSQRSHIQ
- the cdca9 gene encoding borealin-2 isoform X1, which codes for MSQRRAKIEANTENKREMRRKKHGLFIQQIEKEAQDRMRHLESKLESLLATVDKVFKVELMKMPPSLQNTLVGDLISQEDLSASEVSIAIQSESREMAQPLKRVPRGPCNLKSTGSAPVLSSPVQRSSARNPKSGKTIGTKRNRTTTISNSTGNLRASSATVKRTQSHLAGCRTPNQPVQKQKTPKLRSVLSAGELSCSMAGSAPHITVTTAQGQMLMFSEETKEDINLELLDDVAWCQIQKLTSLMEYLSQRSHIQ